The Erigeron canadensis isolate Cc75 chromosome 4, C_canadensis_v1, whole genome shotgun sequence genome window below encodes:
- the LOC122598228 gene encoding uncharacterized protein LOC122598228, with product MTSSLCSMFRTVIPPWYHNADKSNNLRYYWTLTHWNKYRKKHSFSFIPLIIVSSFKDDSISPPPTPKQFQANQNMSYDPSEDLFGVSADLQPRKAISSGSAPRSWFGPNGQYIKELPCPSCRGRGYTPCKICGIERSRLDCSECNGKGMVTCHQCLGECVIWEESIDERPWEKARLISPFKVKEDDEVDNLEIKLAARKKSKRVYRSPSPEVGLKISRSLKSLNAKTGLFTNRMKIIHGDPQLHAQRVAAIKKSKGSVEARKQASESMKAFFSDPENRRRRSISMKGVKFYCKNCGREGHRRHYCPELGQTSADRRFRCSLCGEKGHNRRSCKKSDTIEPVSKSFKLPSCSICRHPGHNRRTCLQQTKVAATTTKTTLIKKTSSNANKRAYTCKVCQGEGHNMRTCPSRSTPFVHL from the exons ATGACATCATCCTTATGCTCTATGTTTAGAACAGTTATTCCTCCATGGTACCACAACGCCGACAAAAGCAACAACTTGAGATACTACTGGACACTCACACATTGGAATAAGTACAGAAAGAAGCATTCTTTCAGTTTCATTCCCTTGATAATTGTTTCTTCTTTCAAGGATGATTCCATCTCACCTCCACCTACTCCTAAACAATTTCAGGCAAACCAAAAT ATGAGTTATGATCCTTCAGAAGATCTCTTTGGAGTTTCAGCAGACTTGCAGCCCAG GAAAGCTATTTCAAGTGGCTCTGCACCAAGGTCATGGTTTGGACCAAATGGCCAGTATATTAAAGAGTTGCCTTGCCCTAGTTGCAGGGGAAGGGGTTACACCCCTTGCAAAATTTGTGGCATTGAAAGATCACGATTAGATTGTTCAGAATGTAATGGCAAG GGTATGGTTACATGTCATCAATGCTTGGGAGAATGCGTAATCTGGGAAGAGTCCATCGATGAACGGCCATGGGAAAAAGCCCGTTTAAT TTCTCCATTCAAAGTAAAGGAAGACGATGAAGTGGACAACCTTGAAATAAAATTAGCGGCAAGGAAAAAGTCGAAGCGTGTATACCGGTCTCCATCTCCAGAAGTTGGTTTGAAGATTAGTAGATCTCTGAaa AGCCTTAATGCGAAAACCGGTCTATTTACCAACAGAATGAAAATCATTCATGGCGATCCCCAACTCCATGCTCAAAGAGTGGCTGCAATCAAG AAATCTAAGGGGTCGGTTGAAGCAAGAAAACAAGCTTCTGAATCCATGAAAGCCTTCTTTAGTGATCCAGAAAACCGACGCAGGAGAAGCATTTCCATGAAAG GAGTGAAATTTTACTGCAAAAACTGTGGTCGTGAAGGGCACAGAAGACACTACTGTCCAGAACTTGGTCAAACGTCAGCAGATCGACGGTTTAGATGCAGTTTATGTGGTGAAAAGGGTCATAACAGAAGAAGCTGCAAGAAATCTGATACAATTGAACCGGTTAGTAAAAGTTTCAAACTGCCTTCCTGCAGCATTTGTAGACATCCTGGGCATAATCGGAGGACCTGCCTTCAACAAACAAAAGtggctgccaccaccaccaaaacaaCTTTAATAAAGAAAACTTCTTCCAACGCAAATAAAAGGGCATACACTTGTAAAGTGTGTCAAGGAGAAGGTCACAATATGAGGACATGCCCTTCAAGAAGTACACCCTTTGTTCATCTGTAA